A part of Prolixibacteraceae bacterium genomic DNA contains:
- a CDS encoding GntR family transcriptional regulator produces the protein MVEIGKINQLHIVKDHTAGIYLDGEDLGEILLPNRYVPENCAPGDLIEVFIYLDSEDRLVASTDFPKVMVEEFGFLQVRQVNHIGAFMDWGLPKDLLVPFKEQHTDMKEGQYYLVFTYLDPQSNRIVATSKTNKLLGNIKPELNKGDKVEALICEDREIGYTVIVDNKYRGMIYKNEIFDTLEPGDRIDAFVKNVREDDKVDLQTTPLGYKKVDESTDKVLTTIQQFGGKIKVTDKSDPETIKEVFGMSKKTFKKAIGALYKQRLIVLEDQYISIVKEKK, from the coding sequence ATGGTAGAAATTGGAAAAATTAATCAACTGCACATTGTCAAAGACCACACTGCAGGAATATACCTTGACGGAGAAGACCTAGGAGAGATACTTCTTCCAAACCGTTATGTACCTGAAAATTGTGCACCGGGAGATCTTATCGAAGTGTTCATCTATCTCGACTCGGAAGACCGATTGGTTGCGAGTACCGACTTCCCAAAGGTGATGGTTGAAGAGTTCGGATTTCTACAAGTGAGACAAGTAAATCATATCGGTGCTTTTATGGACTGGGGACTACCTAAAGATCTTTTGGTTCCTTTCAAAGAGCAACACACAGATATGAAGGAAGGTCAATACTATCTTGTATTCACCTATCTAGACCCTCAATCTAATCGTATTGTTGCAACCTCTAAAACCAATAAGCTTCTGGGTAACATCAAACCCGAATTGAATAAAGGGGATAAAGTGGAAGCATTGATATGTGAAGATAGAGAGATTGGATACACTGTGATTGTAGACAACAAATATCGTGGGATGATCTACAAGAATGAGATATTTGATACACTAGAACCTGGAGATCGAATCGATGCATTTGTAAAGAATGTAAGAGAAGACGATAAGGTCGATCTACAGACAACACCGCTAGGATACAAAAAAGTGGATGAATCAACCGACAAAGTGTTGACCACAATCCAACAGTTCGGTGGTAAGATAAAGGTAACCGACAAATCTGATCCCGAAACCATTAAAGAGGTATTCGGAATGAGTAAAAAGACTTTTAAGAAAGCGATTGGTGCCCTATACAAACAACGTCTAATTGTTCTTGAAGATCAATATATTTCAATCGTAAAAGAGAAGAAATAG
- a CDS encoding bifunctional riboflavin kinase/FAD synthetase: MKIYYNLDHVSISNSAITVGTFDGLHLGHQYLIKELVRRAKIKGLESVVFTFDPYPQEVFAPKGLKASILSTTPEKIDILRSLGVDHVVVYPFSLSFAQLSASSFIQSILVEKLSLRYLLLGYDHRFGKDQVDDMSTLEVYGRQFGFELDRLDQKRVSTYDLSSSLIRQKIMDGDLTHMTDLLGRYYSITGVVVEGKQIGRQIHFPTANVRINDVRKLIPKIGVYAIRVLWSGDIYHGMLNIGIRPTLEEKDPKATIEAHIFDFHEDIYQENITIEFVSRVRDEKKFDSLENLMEQLKQDEGVCRLILSGKE; encoded by the coding sequence GTGAAAATTTATTACAACTTAGACCACGTTTCGATTTCGAATAGCGCCATCACTGTAGGGACATTTGATGGATTACATTTAGGGCATCAATATTTGATCAAAGAGCTTGTTCGAAGAGCCAAAATAAAAGGGCTAGAATCGGTTGTATTTACTTTTGATCCATATCCACAAGAAGTTTTTGCTCCCAAAGGGTTAAAAGCTTCGATTTTATCCACGACTCCTGAGAAGATTGATATCTTAAGATCGCTAGGGGTTGATCATGTGGTCGTTTATCCTTTTTCATTATCCTTTGCACAATTAAGTGCTTCTTCATTTATTCAATCTATTCTGGTGGAGAAACTTTCTCTTCGTTATCTGTTGTTGGGATATGATCATCGTTTTGGCAAAGACCAGGTCGATGATATGTCTACATTAGAGGTGTATGGTCGTCAATTTGGATTTGAGTTAGATAGACTAGACCAGAAAAGAGTCTCTACTTATGATTTAAGCTCCTCTTTGATAAGACAAAAGATCATGGATGGAGATCTCACTCACATGACAGATCTATTAGGTCGTTACTATTCGATTACGGGTGTGGTGGTGGAAGGAAAGCAGATTGGTCGCCAGATTCACTTTCCCACAGCTAATGTTCGAATCAATGATGTAAGAAAGCTTATTCCTAAAATTGGCGTATATGCCATCCGTGTACTGTGGAGTGGTGACATATACCATGGGATGTTAAATATAGGCATACGTCCGACGTTAGAAGAGAAAGATCCAAAGGCTACTATTGAGGCGCATATTTTCGATTTTCATGAGGATATCTATCAAGAGAATATAACCATTGAATTTGTATCGCGTGTACGTGATGAGAAGAAGTTTGACTCTTTGGAGAACCTTATGGAACAACTGAAGCAAGACGAAGGTGTTTGTCGTTTGATTCTATCGGGTAAAGAATAA
- a CDS encoding glycoside hydrolase family 55 protein — protein MKRSFTLMFAITLLWSCQNTQKKSCCKSKESLPYFGKAGKRSKTTNTDLKTFNVTEYGAIPNDQTDDTDAIQATIDAASQAEGGIVLIPKGKYIVLSDKSQKVIEINHSNIHIQGQGEGKDGTIIMSMNPRTQPNDQSPWLSPSVFHTGLQIHDTYSFYNIKDQEGKIKVTKDARKGADKLSIESTNGIHAGDVVLIGMQNQKDQPSLMKKLMNDMKFEKFQTSYSEAKQKEEWSYQWFTEVKEVINDHEIMLTHKLRHDIETKYNASAVKMAMLNNISFTNLRFESQWEGGYVHHKTREFDYGWSAIGMNRVIDGMVKNITIDNYTQGVQLVNSTNTTVQDITITGIPGHYSIKLYHSNDNLFQRIHVLAKRTHGPSVEGASQGNVFTEFDFSTPQPLDFHGIGGVGLMPPMNNLMENMTNVSAIAGGAAPQNTPHAGPGNTFYNIEMTGNKHGAFHEVFHSWIYQNPKKFKIEKRDDCHIQYIGSNIIGVYNEQKNLTVNQKTNNISSKEVIVKELNSKPATPSLYHTQKEAGCKSNCGSK, from the coding sequence ATGAAAAGAAGTTTCACTCTAATGTTCGCCATCACCCTGTTATGGTCATGTCAGAACACGCAAAAGAAATCTTGTTGTAAATCCAAAGAGAGCCTACCTTATTTTGGAAAAGCAGGGAAGAGAAGTAAAACCACCAATACCGACCTAAAAACTTTTAACGTCACAGAGTATGGTGCAATACCAAATGACCAAACAGACGATACAGATGCAATCCAAGCCACTATCGATGCAGCAAGTCAAGCTGAAGGTGGTATCGTTCTTATCCCTAAAGGAAAATACATTGTGCTATCGGATAAGTCACAGAAAGTGATCGAGATTAACCATAGTAATATTCATATTCAAGGGCAAGGAGAAGGCAAAGATGGAACCATCATCATGTCTATGAATCCAAGAACACAACCTAACGATCAGAGTCCTTGGCTCTCTCCTTCGGTTTTCCACACAGGACTTCAAATTCATGACACCTACTCTTTCTATAATATCAAGGATCAAGAAGGAAAGATTAAAGTGACAAAAGACGCTCGTAAAGGAGCAGACAAACTGTCTATTGAATCGACTAATGGGATTCATGCAGGTGACGTTGTATTGATCGGGATGCAGAACCAGAAAGACCAACCTAGTCTAATGAAGAAGCTAATGAACGATATGAAGTTCGAGAAATTTCAAACTAGCTATAGTGAAGCTAAACAGAAAGAAGAGTGGAGTTACCAGTGGTTTACAGAAGTAAAAGAGGTGATCAATGACCATGAAATTATGCTCACGCATAAACTCCGTCACGATATCGAAACAAAATATAACGCTTCTGCTGTAAAAATGGCGATGCTTAATAATATTAGCTTCACCAATCTTCGATTCGAGAGCCAGTGGGAAGGTGGATATGTACACCATAAAACTAGAGAATTTGACTACGGATGGTCTGCCATTGGAATGAACCGTGTCATTGATGGGATGGTTAAAAACATTACAATAGACAACTATACCCAAGGAGTACAGTTAGTAAACAGTACGAATACTACGGTGCAAGACATCACCATCACAGGTATTCCAGGACACTACTCTATAAAATTATACCACTCTAACGATAACCTATTCCAACGCATCCATGTCCTAGCAAAAAGAACCCATGGTCCTTCAGTAGAAGGAGCATCACAAGGTAATGTATTTACGGAGTTCGACTTCTCTACACCTCAACCACTCGATTTTCATGGTATTGGTGGAGTCGGTCTAATGCCTCCGATGAACAACCTAATGGAGAACATGACCAATGTGTCTGCTATCGCAGGAGGTGCAGCACCACAGAACACACCACATGCTGGACCAGGAAACACTTTCTACAATATCGAGATGACTGGAAACAAACATGGCGCATTCCACGAAGTATTCCACTCATGGATATACCAAAACCCTAAGAAATTCAAGATAGAGAAGCGCGACGACTGTCATATCCAGTATATTGGTTCCAATATTATTGGGGTGTACAACGAACAAAAGAATCTTACGGTGAACCAAAAAACAAACAATATCTCTAGCAAAGAGGTTATAGTTAAAGAGCTGAATAGCAAACCAGCAACGCCATCTCTTTATCATACACAAAAAGAGGCAGGATGTAAATCTAATTGTGGATCTAAGTAA
- the rlmH gene encoding 23S rRNA (pseudouridine(1915)-N(3))-methyltransferase RlmH, with translation MKVTFLVIGKTDQKYLQEGIKIFEKRLGHYLPYEMKIIPDIKNNRKLSESQQKEKEGELILQQVQNSDTVVLMDERGENFDSIGFSKYLEKKMVMGTRNLIFVIGGPYGFSDKVYDRANGKISLSRMTFSHQMVRLIFVEQLYRAMTILKNEPYHHQ, from the coding sequence ATGAAAGTTACATTCCTTGTCATCGGTAAAACTGATCAAAAATACCTACAAGAGGGCATAAAGATATTCGAAAAAAGATTGGGGCATTACCTTCCTTATGAGATGAAGATCATCCCTGATATCAAGAATAACAGAAAGCTGAGTGAGAGTCAGCAGAAAGAGAAAGAGGGTGAACTTATTCTACAGCAAGTACAGAATAGTGACACGGTGGTGCTTATGGATGAAAGAGGGGAAAATTTTGACTCTATTGGTTTCTCTAAATATTTAGAGAAAAAGATGGTAATGGGCACACGTAATCTTATCTTTGTAATTGGAGGACCCTACGGATTCTCCGATAAAGTATATGATAGAGCCAATGGAAAAATATCTTTATCAAGAATGACATTCTCTCATCAAATGGTACGTCTCATCTTTGTCGAACAACTCTACAGAGCCATGACGATTCTAAAGAATGAACCTTACCATCATCAATAA
- the gdhA gene encoding NADP-specific glutamate dehydrogenase, translating to MNTEIIEFMEALKARTPGESEFHQAVEEVVETVWDVYNANPRYKKAKILERMVEPERVIMFRVPWVNDQGEVEINRGYRVEFNSAIGPYKGGLRFHPSVNLSILKFLGFEQTFKNSLTTLPMGGGKGGSDFNAKGRSDNEIMRFCQSFMTELQRHIGPNTDVPAGDIGVGGREIGYLFGQYKRIRNEFTGVLTGKGTNWGGSLIRPEATGYGAVYFVEHMLHEMGTEIAGKTFSVSGFGNVAWGCIKKINELGGKVVTISGPDGYIYDKEGITGDKVDYLLELRATNNDIVSPYAEEFGAEFFAGKKPWECKVDVALPCACENELNEEDAKTLLANGVMMVGEVSNMGCTAEAAFLLTDKCIFAPGKAVNAGGVAVSGLEMSQNSMRYSWTEKEVDERLKLIMKDIHDTCVRYGKKGDKVNYIQGANVGGFVKVADSMMDQGFV from the coding sequence ATGAATACAGAGATAATCGAATTCATGGAGGCCTTAAAGGCCCGTACACCAGGAGAGAGCGAATTCCATCAAGCAGTAGAAGAAGTTGTAGAGACTGTTTGGGATGTTTATAATGCGAATCCTCGCTACAAGAAAGCAAAGATTCTTGAGCGTATGGTGGAACCTGAGCGCGTAATTATGTTCCGCGTCCCTTGGGTTAACGATCAAGGAGAGGTTGAGATCAACCGTGGTTATAGAGTGGAGTTCAATAGTGCTATTGGACCATACAAGGGAGGTTTGAGATTTCACCCGAGTGTGAACCTAAGTATCTTGAAATTCTTAGGATTTGAGCAGACTTTTAAGAACTCACTAACTACACTACCTATGGGTGGTGGTAAAGGAGGTTCTGACTTCAATGCCAAAGGACGTAGTGATAATGAGATCATGCGTTTCTGCCAAAGTTTTATGACTGAATTACAGCGTCATATTGGACCAAACACGGATGTTCCAGCAGGAGATATAGGTGTTGGTGGACGTGAGATTGGTTATCTATTTGGACAATACAAGCGTATCCGTAATGAATTTACAGGTGTACTTACAGGTAAAGGTACTAACTGGGGAGGTAGTTTGATTCGTCCAGAAGCTACAGGTTATGGTGCTGTTTATTTCGTAGAGCATATGCTTCATGAGATGGGTACGGAGATTGCAGGAAAGACTTTTAGTGTTTCTGGTTTCGGTAATGTAGCTTGGGGTTGTATCAAGAAGATCAATGAGCTAGGCGGAAAAGTAGTTACGATTTCAGGTCCTGATGGATATATCTATGATAAAGAAGGTATCACAGGTGATAAAGTAGACTATTTGCTAGAGCTTCGTGCAACAAACAACGATATTGTTTCTCCATATGCTGAAGAGTTCGGCGCTGAGTTCTTTGCAGGAAAGAAACCATGGGAGTGTAAAGTAGATGTGGCGTTACCTTGTGCTTGTGAGAACGAGTTGAATGAGGAGGATGCGAAAACACTTCTTGCTAATGGTGTTATGATGGTTGGAGAGGTGTCTAATATGGGATGTACTGCCGAGGCAGCATTCTTGTTGACAGACAAATGTATCTTTGCACCAGGTAAGGCTGTGAATGCTGGTGGTGTGGCTGTTTCAGGCTTAGAGATGTCACAAAACAGTATGCGTTATTCATGGACTGAAAAGGAAGTGGATGAGCGTTTGAAGCTTATCATGAAAGATATTCACGATACTTGTGTACGTTATGGTAAGAAAGGTGACAAAGTAAACTATATCCAAGGTGCTAACGTTGGAGGTTTCGTAAAAGTTGCTGATTCGATGATGGATCAAGGATTTGTATAA
- a CDS encoding GHKL domain-containing protein codes for MNRDKRTIGKIIYHFVFAIVLLTIATFLYGSFDTKELKRETLSSFNQIFKTEEVILDSLNASTTSLFSQSHDIDSVIQQITPSIPDQYRILVFKNDTLQYWSNNDWSFYSQYSEEQMGDGIHRLPNGWYFNKTQNLGKDIKVVTSFVIKEEFSYTNKYLKPKFIGAFSRLDNLQLYDTKTIFSSPIYTNDGKIALYASYTPPTTSSSEHNYLLFCLIFTSMVLLYSASMRTLLLLFSNIFLRLTTILITYILLFLLYSQYIIPHFHLTYFAPYTLAISDFIDSLGIYHLMSITIFSFVVTQNIVVVDWSKDRKNRCYSIYILLYLVTATIWYLLCYYLQKGIENSHINPFFAEELQFTIPNILFALSIVLIFYSFVISIQTWSQYNETIFKNRSIHYLLAYLIPFIGLLEFPYQNLSYLLIILSYSITITIQLNSKVDHRLKYRFMILFVFTVLGASTYVIFSKEGVAKRSNKHREVYTEKITNERDPHAELLFDKISNRIANDSLIMDMLPRQKRIRDYIIESYFRGYLTKYNTAITLYRASDQMELGRTDKWIPVDDFFNLLIIREGINIKDTQFSFLQSMDGRITYLGKFNFQSPYRRYVLIIELSSKTFDEGKGYPELLLDDRIQEVYNTKSTIFSYARYHQGNIVMQRGAFHYPSRLDAFKQTNNKPYNGAALHRMAYDHKITELNDDITLVVSYKTGQWNDIIVNFSYAFILYYSFGIILMLFFFNRRRPIKAFELKHKIQYTIIILVLTPLLILAGGIIVYNYIQFNTQMKQDLNRKVKEVTASLQINFSDTNMLTPESASFIGEELNHLSEILWTDINLYDTQGIIAATSRPEIFRLGLVGNRMNRKAFNELCNKVKRTYIHTEHIGSLKYLSIYVPFRNNEDKILGYINIPYFSKNSDLIKQITTFIITFINLFVIILLFCLTIAIIISQKLTSPLTMIEEKIGDMKFGESNEKIKYQANDEIGKLVMRYNEKVDELKKSAKLLAKNEREEAWREMARQIAHEIKNPLTPMKLNIQYLQKMHDNQSENFNKYFNKVTQTLVEQIDTLSNIATSFSSFAKIPSAYIERINLQQSIQETIALFSSSGTIYWDNECQQPMIVLADKEQLGRLFINLIKNAQQAVVEGEESIITLTTSEEEHRYVISIQDNGPGISKDVQERLFEPYFTTKSQGTGLGLAIVKKIVETIKGTIIFKTEEGFGTNFTIYIPKAVSTTK; via the coding sequence ATGAACAGAGACAAAAGAACCATAGGAAAGATAATATACCACTTCGTATTTGCAATCGTTTTACTCACTATTGCCACTTTTTTATATGGTTCTTTTGACACCAAAGAGCTCAAAAGAGAGACACTCTCTTCTTTTAATCAGATCTTCAAAACAGAAGAAGTTATTCTTGACAGCTTAAATGCCTCTACCACTTCCCTATTTAGCCAGTCTCATGATATTGATTCCGTAATTCAACAAATCACTCCCTCTATTCCAGATCAATATCGGATCCTTGTATTTAAGAATGATACGCTTCAATATTGGAGTAACAACGATTGGAGTTTTTATAGTCAGTATAGTGAAGAACAGATGGGAGATGGAATACACCGACTTCCTAATGGGTGGTATTTCAACAAGACTCAAAATCTTGGAAAAGACATTAAGGTAGTTACCTCATTTGTGATCAAAGAGGAGTTCTCTTACACCAACAAATATCTAAAACCCAAGTTCATTGGTGCTTTCTCACGCCTTGATAATCTTCAACTGTATGACACAAAAACCATATTTAGTAGCCCAATATATACTAACGATGGAAAAATTGCTCTTTATGCATCTTACACGCCTCCAACCACATCATCATCAGAACACAACTACCTGCTATTCTGTTTGATTTTCACATCCATGGTGTTACTTTACAGTGCATCTATGAGAACACTATTGCTCCTATTCTCCAATATATTTTTACGATTAACCACCATCCTAATCACCTATATACTGCTCTTTCTCCTATACTCACAATATATTATTCCCCACTTCCATCTGACCTATTTTGCACCTTACACCCTAGCAATATCTGATTTCATAGATTCACTCGGAATATATCACCTAATGAGTATTACGATCTTCTCCTTTGTAGTAACCCAAAATATAGTGGTAGTCGATTGGAGCAAGGATAGAAAAAATAGATGTTACAGCATATACATCCTACTATATTTAGTTACAGCTACCATCTGGTATCTTTTATGCTACTATCTACAGAAGGGGATCGAAAACTCACATATCAACCCTTTCTTTGCTGAAGAGCTTCAATTTACAATCCCGAACATCCTCTTTGCGCTTTCTATTGTTTTAATCTTCTACTCTTTTGTGATTTCCATTCAAACATGGTCACAGTACAATGAAACGATCTTTAAAAATAGAAGTATACACTATCTCTTAGCATATCTAATTCCTTTCATTGGCCTACTAGAGTTCCCATATCAAAACCTATCATATCTACTCATTATTCTTTCGTATTCTATCACGATAACGATACAATTAAATAGTAAAGTAGACCATAGGCTTAAGTATCGATTTATGATTCTTTTTGTATTCACCGTCCTCGGAGCATCCACCTACGTAATATTCAGTAAAGAGGGAGTAGCCAAGAGGTCCAACAAACATCGTGAAGTATATACTGAGAAGATCACCAATGAGAGAGACCCACATGCTGAACTCCTTTTCGATAAAATAAGTAATCGCATTGCCAATGATTCATTAATCATGGATATGCTGCCACGACAAAAAAGAATTCGAGACTATATCATAGAGAGCTATTTTAGAGGCTATTTAACAAAGTACAATACTGCAATCACACTATATAGAGCGAGCGACCAGATGGAATTGGGACGTACAGACAAGTGGATACCTGTAGACGATTTCTTCAACCTGCTAATTATTAGAGAAGGGATAAATATCAAAGACACCCAATTCTCTTTCCTTCAGTCTATGGATGGTAGAATAACCTACCTTGGGAAGTTCAATTTCCAAAGTCCATATAGAAGATATGTCCTTATCATTGAGCTATCCTCTAAAACTTTTGATGAAGGGAAAGGCTATCCCGAACTTCTCTTAGATGATCGTATTCAAGAGGTATACAATACCAAATCTACGATCTTCTCTTATGCGAGATATCACCAAGGAAACATTGTTATGCAAAGAGGAGCTTTCCACTACCCTTCTCGACTTGATGCTTTTAAGCAAACTAACAATAAACCATATAATGGAGCGGCTTTACATCGCATGGCCTATGACCATAAGATTACAGAACTAAATGATGACATCACATTGGTTGTAAGCTATAAAACAGGCCAATGGAACGATATCATTGTGAATTTCTCCTATGCATTTATACTCTATTATAGCTTCGGAATCATTCTAATGCTCTTCTTTTTCAACCGTAGAAGGCCTATAAAAGCATTCGAATTAAAACATAAGATACAATACACTATCATTATCCTGGTTCTTACCCCTCTACTAATTCTTGCTGGAGGGATCATCGTCTATAACTACATCCAGTTCAACACACAAATGAAACAGGATCTGAACCGCAAGGTGAAAGAGGTAACCGCATCGCTACAGATAAACTTTAGCGATACCAACATGCTGACACCAGAATCTGCATCATTTATAGGAGAGGAATTAAACCATCTGTCTGAAATACTATGGACCGACATCAATTTATACGATACCCAAGGTATCATTGCAGCGACAAGTCGTCCTGAAATCTTTAGACTTGGACTTGTAGGAAATAGAATGAATAGAAAAGCCTTCAATGAACTATGCAATAAAGTCAAAAGAACCTATATCCACACCGAACATATTGGTAGTTTGAAATACCTATCTATCTATGTTCCTTTCAGAAATAATGAAGACAAAATATTAGGGTACATCAACATTCCTTACTTCTCTAAAAATAGTGACCTCATTAAACAGATCACCACATTTATCATCACCTTTATCAACCTATTTGTGATCATACTTCTTTTCTGCCTCACCATAGCCATTATTATTTCTCAGAAACTCACTTCCCCGCTGACCATGATTGAAGAGAAGATTGGAGATATGAAATTTGGTGAAAGCAATGAGAAGATAAAATATCAAGCCAATGATGAAATTGGTAAGCTTGTAATGCGTTACAATGAGAAAGTCGATGAATTGAAGAAGAGTGCAAAACTACTCGCTAAAAATGAACGAGAAGAAGCTTGGAGAGAGATGGCTAGACAGATTGCCCATGAGATTAAAAACCCTCTCACTCCAATGAAATTAAATATACAATACTTACAGAAAATGCACGACAACCAATCGGAAAATTTCAACAAGTATTTTAATAAAGTGACACAAACCCTAGTGGAGCAGATTGACACTCTGTCAAATATTGCAACATCGTTCTCTTCTTTTGCTAAAATACCAAGTGCCTATATAGAGAGGATTAATCTTCAACAATCCATACAAGAAACAATTGCCCTCTTCTCATCTTCAGGCACCATCTATTGGGACAACGAGTGCCAACAACCTATGATCGTTCTTGCCGACAAAGAACAACTAGGACGTCTGTTTATTAATTTAATAAAGAATGCACAACAAGCTGTTGTGGAAGGAGAAGAGAGCATTATCACACTGACCACATCCGAAGAGGAGCATCGATATGTTATCTCTATTCAAGACAACGGGCCTGGTATCAGTAAAGATGTTCAAGAAAGACTTTTCGAACCCTATTTCACAACCAAAAGTCAAGGGACAGGATTAGGGTTAGCCATTGTTAAGAAAATTGTTGAAACCATTAAAGGAACGATTATTTTTAAAACAGAAGAGGGGTTTGGTACCAATTTTACAATCTATATTCCCAAAGCAGTATCCACCACCAAATAG
- a CDS encoding DUF4783 domain-containing protein — MKSFIHKSFFTFLLIGISCIAKANVVDDIASALKQGDSGTLSSYFNDSVELVVVSKEGIYSKNQAEIIVSTFFNENRPSKFVALHQGGKAEATYVIGKLETSNGNYRVYYLVKGSGGSQKIYQLRFEKE, encoded by the coding sequence ATGAAAAGTTTTATACATAAGAGTTTTTTTACTTTCCTATTAATTGGAATTTCTTGTATTGCGAAAGCGAATGTCGTGGATGATATCGCCTCTGCACTAAAGCAAGGTGATTCTGGTACACTTTCTTCATACTTTAATGATTCAGTGGAGCTTGTCGTGGTCAGTAAAGAAGGAATCTACAGTAAGAATCAGGCAGAAATAATTGTTTCTACTTTTTTTAATGAGAATAGACCATCTAAGTTCGTTGCACTCCATCAAGGAGGCAAAGCCGAAGCCACTTACGTGATTGGTAAGTTAGAGACTTCTAATGGCAACTATCGGGTTTATTATCTTGTGAAAGGAAGTGGAGGAAGTCAAAAGATCTATCAGCTCCGTTTTGAGAAGGAGTAA
- a CDS encoding alpha/beta hydrolase: MENIKFYSERSTIAANLYKPASFDEQTKYPTVLVCHGFAGIKELLVDSYAKAFADHGFVALTFDYRGFGESEGETTIDPLNQVQDIYNATEYLRHQSFVDVENISLWGSSLGGANAIIAAALDSVYRSVCVQLTFGDGERVVTNGNEETKAATLGMIRKLWGREVLNNKGMMVPLNKMLHDEQSLIFLKENADAYPALLSKIPFSTLKNTFRLKAEKFVALIDAPILIVGAGQDDVNPVAESKHLFERAVEPKELFIVEEAGHYDAYKGASFDKIVQKQIAFFKEHIK; this comes from the coding sequence CCAAATACCCTACGGTATTGGTATGTCATGGGTTTGCAGGGATCAAAGAGCTATTGGTCGATAGCTATGCAAAAGCATTTGCAGACCATGGTTTTGTGGCATTAACTTTTGATTACAGAGGTTTTGGTGAAAGTGAAGGGGAAACGACCATTGATCCATTAAATCAAGTACAGGATATTTATAATGCAACAGAGTATCTGCGTCACCAATCTTTTGTGGACGTGGAGAATATCTCTTTGTGGGGATCCTCTTTAGGTGGTGCGAATGCAATTATTGCTGCTGCTTTAGACTCGGTGTATCGTAGTGTTTGTGTTCAGCTTACATTTGGAGATGGAGAGCGTGTGGTAACCAATGGTAACGAAGAGACCAAAGCGGCGACTTTAGGAATGATTCGTAAGTTATGGGGACGTGAGGTTCTAAATAATAAAGGGATGATGGTTCCTTTGAACAAGATGCTTCATGATGAGCAGTCATTGATCTTCTTAAAAGAGAATGCAGATGCTTATCCTGCGTTATTATCAAAAATACCTTTCAGTACATTGAAAAACACTTTTAGGCTGAAGGCAGAGAAGTTTGTGGCGTTAATTGATGCACCTATTTTGATTGTGGGAGCAGGACAGGATGATGTAAATCCTGTAGCTGAAAGTAAACATCTTTTTGAAAGAGCAGTGGAGCCTAAAGAGTTGTTTATTGTAGAAGAGGCAGGTCATTATGACGCATATAAAGGGGCTTCGTTTGATAAAATTGTTCAGAAACAGATCGCTTTCTTTAAAGAACACATAAAATAG